One region of Scophthalmus maximus strain ysfricsl-2021 chromosome 13, ASM2237912v1, whole genome shotgun sequence genomic DNA includes:
- the uchl5 gene encoding ubiquitin carboxyl-terminal hydrolase isozyme L5 produces MAGSAGEWCLMESDPGVFTELIKGFGCKGAQVEEIWSMEPENFDNLKPVHGLIFLFKWQPGEEPAGSIVQDSRLDHIFFAKQVINNACATQAIVSVLLNCTHTDMLLGDTLTEFREFSQSFDAAMKGLALSNSEVIRQVHNGFARQQMFEFDAKSSAKDEDAFHFVSYVPVNGRLYELDGLREGPIDLGTCNQDDWISAVRPVIEKRIQKYSEGEIRFNLMAIVSDRKMIYERKITELQTQLTEDEPMDTDQSSTFLSSIQSEIAKYQLLIEEENQKLKRYKVENIRRKHNYLPFIMELLKTLAEYQQLIPLVEKAKEKQSAKKAQEAK; encoded by the exons ATGGCCGGCAGCGCAGGAGAGTGGTGCCTGATGGAGAGCGACCCCGGCGTGTTCACGGAGCTGATCAAGGGTTTTG GCTGCAAAGGAGCCCAGGTAGAGGAGATCTGGAGCATGGAGCCAGAGAACTTTGACAACTTGAA ACCGGTCCACGGCTTGATTTTCCTGTTCAAGTGGCAGCCGGGTGAAGAGCCGGCGGGCTCCATCGTCCAGGACTCGAGACTTGACCACATCTTCTTTGCAAAACAG GTCATCAACAACGCCTGTGCCACCCAGGCGATCGTCAGTGTACTGCTCAACTGTACCCACACTGACATGTTGCTCGGAGACACACTGACCGAGTTCAGAGAATTCTCCCAGAGTTTCGATGCCGCT ATGAAAGGTTTGGCTCTTAGCAACTCCGAAGTGATCCGACAAGTTCACAACGGCTTTGCCAG acagcaaatgtttgaatttgacGCAAAGTCGTCGGCGAAGGACGAGGACGCCTTTCACTTTGTGAGCTACGTTCCTGTGAACGGCCGACTCTACGAGCTGGATGGACTTCGAGAGGGACCGATTGACCTGG GTACCTGCAACCAGGACGACTGGATCAGCGCCGTTCGCCCAGTGATTGAGAAAAGAATACAGAA GTACAGCGAAGGAGAGATCCGATTCAACCTAATGGCCATTGTGTCGGACAGAAAGATGATATACGAGCGGAAGATCACAGAGCTCCAGACTCAGCTCACGGAG GACGAACCGATGGACACAGATCAGAGCAGCACGTTCCTCAGCTCCATCCAGTCAGAGATTGCCAAGTACCAGCTCCTTATCGAAGAGGAGAATCAGAAACTTAAAAGATATAAG GTTGAAAACATTCGACGAAAGCACAACTACCTTCCTTTCATCATGGAGCTTCTGAAGACGCTGGCAGAGTACCAGCAGCTAATACCCTTGGTGGAGAAg GCGAAGGAGAAACAAAGCGCCAAAAAAGCTCAGGAGGCCAAGTGA
- the glrx2 gene encoding glutaredoxin 2 isoform X3, with the protein MGNFTSSTSAGQSSAACVQYVQEVVTQNCVVIFSKTTCPYCKMAKNVFNEIGANYKVVELDEHNDGRRLQEALAQMTGARTVPRVFINGNCIGGGSDTKQLHQQGKLVPLIEQCAPCCAASGSDGSGSGQFESAK; encoded by the exons ATGGGGAACTTCACATCGTCCACCAGCGCGGGTCAGTCCAGCGCAGCTTGTGTTCAGTATGTCCAG GAGGTTGTGACACAGAACTGCGTGGTGATCTTCTCCAAGACCACCTGCCCTTATTGCAAAATGGCCAAGAATGTGTTCAACGAAATCGGTGCCAACTACAAAGTGGTTGAACTGGATGAGCACAACGATGGGAGGAGACTGCAGGAGGCCTTGGCTCAGATGACCGGTGCCCGAACG gtccCGAGAGTCTTCATCAATGGAAACTGCATCGGCGGCGGCTCCGACACCAAACAACTCCACCAGCAGGGGAAGCTGGTGCCCCTGATCGAGCAGTGCGCCCCCTGCTGCGCCGCGTCCGGCTCCGACGGCTCGGGCAGCGGACAGTTCGAGTCGGCCAAATGA